The Nitrospiraceae bacterium genome has a window encoding:
- a CDS encoding universal stress protein: MKILVATDGSKYGQWATEWVARLPLAERRDCTVLHVLDVEALRAPFMFQPVVIGNEPFIQEEIKRIEARGKKAVTESEAQLAKLNLKGKVVAERGAVGPTILKRAAHRDGLVVLGSRGLDALDRVMLGSVSTQVTLHAPCSVLIVKEEPRPINRILFATDGSKASDKALRFLLKKFQADNAEAGGKGPIEVVVAHAMPFLKYPEVKEAGARLVEQAAQKLVKAGYVVEEVVRLGKPADEIIKIADKKKVDLIVTGAKGLGAVARFLLGSVSTKVIQHSTCSVLVVR; encoded by the coding sequence ATGAAAATTCTCGTGGCGACGGACGGATCGAAATACGGACAGTGGGCGACCGAGTGGGTGGCCCGTTTGCCCCTCGCGGAGAGGCGCGATTGCACCGTGCTCCACGTGTTGGACGTGGAAGCGCTGCGGGCTCCGTTCATGTTCCAGCCGGTGGTGATCGGCAACGAACCCTTCATTCAGGAAGAGATCAAGCGGATCGAGGCGCGCGGGAAGAAGGCCGTGACCGAGTCCGAGGCTCAACTGGCGAAGTTGAATCTCAAGGGCAAGGTTGTGGCGGAACGCGGCGCGGTCGGTCCGACGATTCTCAAACGGGCTGCGCACCGCGACGGGTTGGTCGTGCTGGGTAGCCGGGGGCTGGATGCGTTGGATCGAGTCATGCTCGGGAGCGTCTCTACCCAGGTGACCCTCCACGCACCCTGTTCGGTGTTGATCGTGAAGGAGGAGCCCAGGCCCATCAACAGGATTCTGTTTGCGACGGACGGATCGAAGGCCTCGGATAAAGCCTTGCGCTTCCTCCTCAAGAAGTTTCAGGCGGACAACGCGGAAGCCGGGGGGAAGGGGCCGATCGAGGTGGTCGTCGCGCATGCCATGCCGTTCTTGAAATATCCCGAGGTGAAGGAAGCCGGCGCGCGGCTCGTCGAGCAAGCCGCACAGAAGCTGGTGAAGGCCGGCTATGTCGTCGAGGAAGTCGTCCGGTTGGGCAAGCCTGCGGATGAGATCATCAAAATTGCCGACAAGAAGAAGGTCGACTTGATTGTGACCGGCGCAAAGGGATTGGGTGCGGTGGCGCGGTTTCTGCTCGGCAGCGTCTCGACCAAGGTTATCCAGCACAGTACCTGCTCGGTGCTGGTCGTGCGCTGA
- the pfkB gene encoding 1-phosphofructokinase has translation MIYTITLNPALDHFLEVEEFRVDDANRVLTETLYAGGKGIDVSRAIRQLGGESMALGFIGGHNGRVMVDLLKAEGVTCYFTPIEQETRRNVIVTTTGTRTQTVLNAKGPTIAPEEWQAFLAHLNVLDLRHAYVVMSGSLPRGVPTDAYRQIVTLVQDHGAKAVLDADGTALRFGLQAKPFATKPNVNELQRLVAKPLRNERALLQAASRLNQQGIDVVMVSRGRAGLLMVDRLEQFRAVPPKVTVRSTVGAGDSTVAGFVFMHAGGKPLEDCARFATASGTAATLAPGNQLCRLRDVQRLLSKVKVDRLDGEG, from the coding sequence ATGATCTATACGATTACGCTCAATCCGGCACTGGATCACTTTCTCGAAGTCGAGGAGTTTCGCGTCGACGATGCCAACCGCGTGTTGACTGAAACTCTGTATGCAGGCGGTAAGGGGATCGATGTGTCGAGGGCCATCCGCCAACTCGGCGGCGAGAGTATGGCGCTCGGCTTCATCGGCGGTCACAACGGTCGCGTGATGGTGGATCTGCTGAAGGCCGAGGGTGTGACGTGCTACTTCACGCCGATTGAGCAAGAAACCAGGCGGAACGTCATCGTCACGACGACCGGTACGAGAACCCAGACGGTACTGAACGCCAAGGGTCCCACGATCGCACCGGAGGAATGGCAGGCGTTTCTCGCTCATCTCAACGTACTCGATCTGCGTCATGCCTACGTGGTCATGAGCGGCAGTCTGCCGCGCGGGGTGCCGACAGACGCCTATCGGCAGATTGTGACGCTGGTGCAGGACCATGGCGCCAAGGCGGTGCTGGATGCGGACGGGACGGCCCTTCGCTTCGGTTTGCAGGCGAAACCCTTCGCGACGAAGCCGAACGTGAACGAGCTGCAGCGTCTGGTAGCCAAGCCGCTTCGGAATGAACGGGCGCTGCTGCAGGCGGCGTCGCGGCTCAATCAACAGGGTATTGATGTGGTCATGGTTTCGCGTGGGCGGGCGGGCTTGCTCATGGTCGATCGCTTGGAGCAGTTCCGCGCCGTACCGCCCAAGGTGACGGTGCGCAGCACGGTGGGGGCGGGCGACTCGACGGTGGCGGGCTTCGTCTTTATGCACGCGGGAGGCAAGCCGCTTGAAGATTGCGCGAGATTTGCGACGGCTTCCGGGACGGCCGCGACGTTGGCGCCCGGGAATCAGTTGTGTCGTCTCAGGGATGTGCAGCGGCTGCTGTCGAAGGTCAAGGTGGATCGGCTGGATGGGGAAGGGTGA
- a CDS encoding DUF481 domain-containing protein: MVNGDRLTGTVMKMEDRVLTFQTEYGGELKLDWLKVQRLRTDSPMRIWLPRESQDVVREFFLGATDPKEVTELGPDGEIPLPDITAINLEPLRLTGTMSVGGNTASGNSSTKAFNSAVRMTLHAHRQRFLLEGKYNYGQAGEQVTARNSLANLKHDFFLSKKVFVETFGMLEKDTLQNLQLRSTIGSGLGYQFYDSAQTTLSIALGLAHVDEHFTTSPGTRTPSSRWNLRWEHTLLPDRVKVFHRHEGFWDLDGGNAIRVNADQGLRVTVYKNLFINMEYDLRLNTQPAPGRQQVDQSYIFGVGYEIR; this comes from the coding sequence ATGGTCAACGGCGATCGTCTCACGGGCACCGTGATGAAGATGGAGGATCGCGTCCTCACCTTCCAAACCGAATATGGAGGGGAGTTGAAACTCGATTGGCTCAAAGTCCAGCGCCTGCGGACCGACAGCCCCATGCGGATTTGGCTGCCCCGAGAATCTCAAGACGTGGTGCGGGAATTTTTTCTCGGCGCGACCGACCCGAAGGAAGTGACGGAACTGGGCCCTGACGGCGAGATCCCGCTGCCGGACATCACCGCGATCAATCTGGAACCGCTTCGACTCACCGGCACGATGTCGGTGGGTGGCAATACGGCGTCGGGTAACAGCAGCACCAAGGCGTTCAACAGCGCCGTTCGGATGACGCTCCACGCCCACCGCCAACGCTTCTTGTTGGAAGGCAAATACAATTATGGGCAAGCGGGCGAGCAGGTGACCGCGAGAAATTCGCTGGCCAACTTGAAGCATGACTTCTTCCTGAGCAAAAAGGTATTCGTCGAAACCTTCGGCATGCTGGAAAAAGACACGCTGCAGAACTTGCAACTGCGGAGCACCATCGGAAGCGGTCTCGGGTATCAGTTCTACGACAGCGCCCAAACCACCCTGTCGATTGCGCTCGGTCTCGCCCACGTCGACGAACATTTCACGACCAGCCCAGGCACCCGCACCCCATCCAGCCGCTGGAACCTGCGGTGGGAACATACGCTCCTGCCGGACCGGGTCAAGGTATTCCATCGGCACGAAGGATTTTGGGACTTGGACGGGGGCAATGCCATCCGCGTAAACGCGGACCAGGGGCTGCGTGTGACAGTCTACAAAAATTTGTTCATTAATATGGAATACGACCTGCGCCTCAACACGCAACCGGCACCAGGGCGTCAACAGGTCGACCAATCGTACATCTTCGGCGTGGGCTACGAGATCCGGTAG
- a CDS encoding glycosyltransferase, whose product MHASVIIPYFNAAETIGDLLHSLTKQAWSLSWEVIISDNGSTDDLSSALSSLHPNIPQLRILDAGAKRCASHARNAGVEAAKGNLLLFCDADDVPGPGWSNAMIEALNRDRFVAARLSFDALNPPAMTKARGTTQVDDLQKFDFLPFPHAGGGTLGVRREIHEAVGGFDETIPIGEDIDYCIRVQQMGVPLQFVPQAQVNYRLPSSLRQVYRQARRYAEYEVYLQGRYGQQAQSIELWRWRKYFATWQHVLLRLPNLARSPEGRTQLFWRLGRQIGLLRGSIRFRDYPIITE is encoded by the coding sequence ATGCATGCGAGTGTCATCATTCCCTACTTCAATGCCGCCGAAACCATCGGCGACCTGCTGCATTCGCTCACGAAGCAAGCATGGAGCCTCTCCTGGGAAGTCATTATCAGCGACAACGGCTCGACCGACGACCTCTCCTCAGCCCTCTCGTCCCTTCACCCGAACATTCCTCAACTACGCATCCTAGACGCAGGAGCCAAACGCTGCGCCTCTCACGCAAGAAACGCCGGCGTCGAAGCAGCCAAAGGCAATCTTCTCCTGTTCTGCGATGCCGATGATGTGCCCGGGCCCGGATGGTCCAACGCCATGATCGAAGCATTGAACCGGGACAGGTTTGTCGCCGCCAGACTTTCCTTCGATGCCCTCAACCCGCCGGCAATGACCAAGGCCCGCGGCACGACGCAGGTGGACGATCTTCAGAAATTCGACTTCCTTCCGTTTCCCCATGCTGGTGGGGGTACGTTGGGGGTGCGACGCGAGATCCACGAAGCCGTGGGGGGCTTTGACGAAACCATACCGATCGGCGAGGACATCGATTATTGCATCCGTGTTCAGCAGATGGGTGTGCCCCTACAGTTCGTGCCGCAGGCACAAGTGAATTATCGGCTGCCCTCATCCCTGCGCCAAGTCTATCGGCAGGCCAGGCGCTATGCGGAATATGAAGTGTACCTACAAGGCCGATACGGCCAGCAGGCTCAATCCATTGAATTGTGGCGCTGGCGCAAATACTTCGCAACCTGGCAGCATGTCCTCCTGCGGCTACCGAACCTCGCCCGTTCACCGGAAGGCCGGACTCAGCTTTTCTGGCGACTTGGCCGACAGATCGGCTTGCTCCGAGGAAGCATCCGTTTCCGAGATTACCCGATCATTACAGAATAG
- a CDS encoding response regulator — MAHGSRPIPNLQYDVPTLLNSQPVIVSVIDPATHQVQFQNQTGQRHFGDISGSTCYGKIANESSPCRFCRMPEALTQDGVVSQEVALPDNKFVLVHWSKATTTDGRVHVIETITDITEHKRAELSLRQSQKMEALGRLAGGIAHDFNNLLMVVIGHAQRVMQQLAGHPCRQEIELIAQAGSRAAALTKKLLTFSRRDVLEQRELNPNVLIREMEDILRRLIGEQIQTVIVLHPEAGHVLGDPVQIEQILLNLAINARDAMPEGGILTIETGNVELDEAYASAHPGAVPGPYVKIVVEDSGCGIDAETLPHIFEPFFSTKEPGKGTGLGLATVYGIVKQCRGYIDVSSRPNRGTRFSVMLPRVTKQGQEVEAAPAARLQPISRASILLVEDDEGIRRLMAAILRDQGYEVLAAADGVEALQMLQLRKGGCDLLITDVILPRMKVTVLVEGAKAMVPQLKVMFISGYSADMLHSQGLDAKAAYLQKPFLPQALIDKVTELLPPGRPTD, encoded by the coding sequence ATGGCGCATGGCTCGCGGCCCATTCCCAATCTCCAGTACGATGTCCCCACGCTGCTGAATTCGCAGCCGGTCATCGTCTCCGTCATTGATCCCGCCACACATCAGGTGCAGTTTCAGAACCAGACAGGGCAACGGCATTTTGGGGATATTTCCGGCTCCACCTGTTATGGGAAAATTGCCAATGAATCGTCGCCTTGTCGGTTTTGTCGGATGCCGGAGGCTCTGACGCAGGACGGCGTGGTGTCGCAGGAGGTTGCGCTTCCAGACAACAAGTTTGTGCTCGTGCACTGGTCCAAGGCGACCACAACGGACGGTCGCGTGCACGTGATCGAAACCATTACGGATATTACCGAGCACAAGCGGGCGGAGCTCAGCTTACGTCAATCACAGAAGATGGAAGCCCTCGGACGGCTGGCCGGCGGCATCGCACATGATTTCAATAATCTGCTGATGGTCGTGATCGGCCATGCCCAGCGGGTGATGCAGCAGTTGGCCGGGCATCCCTGTCGGCAGGAGATCGAACTCATCGCCCAGGCCGGCTCCCGGGCGGCGGCGTTGACAAAGAAGCTGCTGACGTTTAGCCGGCGGGATGTGTTGGAACAACGGGAGTTGAATCCGAATGTGTTGATTCGTGAGATGGAAGATATTCTCCGGCGCTTGATCGGGGAGCAGATTCAAACCGTCATTGTGTTGCATCCCGAGGCCGGGCATGTGTTAGGCGATCCGGTGCAGATCGAGCAGATCCTGTTGAATCTGGCAATCAATGCGCGTGATGCAATGCCCGAGGGGGGCATTTTGACGATTGAAACCGGAAATGTGGAGCTGGATGAGGCCTATGCGAGTGCTCATCCCGGCGCCGTTCCGGGTCCCTATGTGAAGATCGTGGTCGAGGATTCCGGTTGTGGCATCGATGCCGAGACCTTGCCGCACATCTTTGAGCCGTTTTTCAGCACGAAGGAGCCGGGGAAGGGGACCGGATTAGGCCTCGCGACGGTGTATGGTATCGTCAAGCAATGCCGCGGATATATCGATGTGTCGAGCCGGCCGAATCGTGGAACGCGTTTTAGCGTGATGTTGCCGCGAGTGACCAAGCAGGGGCAAGAAGTGGAAGCCGCACCAGCCGCAAGATTGCAGCCGATCAGCCGTGCGAGCATTCTGCTCGTGGAGGACGACGAGGGCATCCGCCGGCTCATGGCCGCGATTCTTCGCGATCAAGGCTATGAAGTGTTGGCTGCCGCCGACGGCGTGGAGGCATTGCAAATGCTGCAACTTCGAAAAGGCGGTTGCGACCTCCTCATCACCGACGTGATTTTGCCGAGAATGAAGGTGACTGTCCTGGTCGAGGGTGCCAAGGCCATGGTGCCGCAGTTGAAGGTGATGTTTATTTCCGGTTACTCGGCGGACATGCTGCACTCGCAGGGATTGGACGCAAAGGCCGCCTACCTGCAAAAGCCTTTTCTCCCGCAAGCCCTGATCGACAAGGTCACGGAACTGCTTCCGCCAGGCCGGCCGACAGACTAA
- a CDS encoding efflux RND transporter permease subunit — translation MIASLLEFSLRQRILVLGLFCLCAVAGLATFQSIPIDAYPDVTNVQVQVLADAPGLSPVEVERFITYPIELQMTGLPGLTEIRSLSKFALSQVTVVFADDVDVYFARQLVLERLMAVKERLPQGIDPVLAPVTTGLGEVYQYYLEEQPRQSADPSQIERMLTEQRTVQDWVLRPLLKGVPGVIDVNGLGGFVKQYQVLVDPGKLRKYGLTMHEVYEAVGNNNANAGGNVLERHAERAIVRGVGLIKTLPDIERIVVKEVGGVPVFVRDVAEVRIGHAVRHGAALLNGEREIVAGTVLMLRGGNAREVVQAVKAKVQEIAHNGLLPTGLTLVPFYDRIELVTAAINTVRDALIEGIVLVTLVFFLFLGHVRSAIVVTASLLVTPLITFLTMQRLGLSANLMTLGGLAIAIGEIADGSLVVVENVYRHLSENRLQQRSQLEVILQATKEVGRPILFGILVISVVFLPLMTLHGMEGKMFAPLAYALVIALLVSVVVTLTLSPVLASLVLRGDHPEETRLTAWMKRRYQPILAWALAHRATVLGASLVIVAASAGLLPFVGREFIPILEEGALTPQIVRLPSVSLSESIEIEKRAHQVLREFPEVRTAVSKIGRPDIAVNPEEPNESDPIVTLRPKSSWTTAHSQSGLVDAVRRRLVEIPGISVLMSQPIQERVDELISGIRTECAIKLFGDDLDVLYHKAEEIADLMKTIEGVKDVKVEQVAGQPYLTVDVDREKIARFGINVSDVQDLVTTAIGGRVATTVYEGERRFQLVLRFPEAARNNVAAIGDIRVRSASGAAIPLSQLANIEMREGPARISREQVKRRIYIGFNVVGRDIGGVVDEGRRRLAGALGLPEGYTVTWGGAFENMERANARLLIVVPITLASVFFLLFWAFHSLRYATLIMLNLPFALIGGVVSLWLSGQYLSVPASIGFIELFGLAVGNGIVLVSYINQLRNEGRSPEQAIMTGCVLRLRPVVMTMMTTLLGLLPLAVAQGIGAEVQRPLATVVVGGLFTSTALTLVVLPALYGWLAEREATREHAPEFV, via the coding sequence ATGATCGCGTCGCTGCTGGAATTTTCCCTGCGTCAACGCATTCTGGTTCTCGGGCTCTTCTGTCTCTGCGCCGTGGCCGGTCTCGCGACTTTTCAATCCATTCCTATCGATGCCTATCCCGACGTCACGAATGTGCAGGTGCAGGTGTTGGCGGATGCGCCAGGCCTCTCGCCGGTCGAAGTGGAACGATTTATCACCTACCCCATCGAACTCCAGATGACCGGCTTGCCCGGATTGACGGAAATTCGCTCGTTATCCAAGTTCGCCCTGTCTCAGGTGACAGTGGTGTTTGCCGATGACGTGGACGTCTACTTTGCCCGGCAACTGGTGCTGGAACGTTTGATGGCCGTCAAGGAGCGGTTGCCGCAAGGCATCGATCCGGTCCTGGCTCCCGTGACAACCGGCCTTGGGGAGGTCTACCAGTACTACCTCGAGGAGCAACCCAGGCAGTCGGCCGATCCATCGCAGATCGAGAGGATGCTGACCGAACAGCGGACGGTGCAGGATTGGGTGCTTCGGCCGCTTCTGAAGGGTGTGCCCGGCGTGATTGATGTGAACGGCCTCGGCGGCTTCGTGAAGCAGTACCAAGTGCTCGTCGACCCCGGGAAACTGCGGAAGTATGGCCTGACCATGCACGAGGTCTATGAGGCCGTCGGCAACAACAATGCCAATGCCGGCGGCAACGTGTTGGAACGGCACGCCGAGCGTGCGATCGTCCGCGGGGTGGGGCTGATCAAGACCTTGCCCGACATCGAACGCATCGTCGTCAAGGAAGTCGGCGGAGTGCCGGTTTTCGTCCGGGACGTCGCGGAGGTGCGGATCGGGCATGCTGTCCGCCACGGTGCGGCGCTGCTCAATGGGGAGCGGGAAATCGTCGCGGGCACAGTCCTGATGCTCCGCGGTGGGAACGCCAGGGAAGTGGTGCAGGCCGTCAAGGCCAAGGTGCAGGAGATTGCGCACAACGGGCTGCTGCCGACCGGGCTGACGCTGGTGCCGTTCTACGATCGCATCGAGCTCGTGACCGCCGCGATCAATACCGTCCGGGATGCGCTGATCGAAGGTATCGTGCTGGTGACGCTGGTCTTCTTTCTCTTTTTGGGCCATGTGCGAAGTGCCATCGTCGTTACAGCTTCTTTGCTCGTCACCCCGCTGATTACGTTTCTGACCATGCAGCGCCTTGGCCTGTCCGCCAACCTCATGACGCTCGGGGGCTTGGCCATTGCCATCGGCGAAATCGCGGATGGATCGTTGGTGGTGGTGGAGAACGTCTATCGCCATTTGTCCGAAAACCGCCTACAGCAACGCTCGCAACTTGAGGTCATTTTACAGGCGACTAAGGAGGTCGGGCGGCCCATCTTGTTCGGTATCCTGGTCATCAGCGTCGTGTTTCTGCCGCTGATGACGCTTCATGGCATGGAAGGCAAAATGTTCGCACCGCTCGCCTATGCGCTGGTCATTGCGTTGCTGGTGTCGGTCGTCGTGACGCTGACGTTGTCGCCGGTTCTTGCTTCGCTCGTGCTCCGAGGCGACCATCCCGAAGAAACGCGGTTGACGGCCTGGATGAAGCGTCGGTACCAACCGATCCTGGCTTGGGCGCTGGCCCATCGGGCCACCGTGTTGGGAGCGTCCCTCGTGATCGTGGCGGCCAGTGCAGGATTGCTTCCGTTCGTCGGGCGGGAGTTCATTCCGATTTTGGAGGAAGGCGCCTTGACCCCGCAGATCGTCCGGTTGCCCAGTGTGTCGCTGTCGGAGTCGATCGAGATCGAAAAACGGGCGCATCAGGTCCTGCGGGAGTTTCCGGAAGTCCGTACCGCCGTGAGCAAGATCGGCCGTCCCGACATCGCAGTCAATCCGGAGGAGCCGAATGAGAGCGATCCGATCGTGACGCTTCGCCCCAAATCTTCCTGGACCACGGCACATTCGCAGTCGGGCTTGGTTGACGCCGTGCGCCGGCGGCTGGTGGAAATCCCTGGGATCTCGGTCCTCATGAGCCAGCCGATTCAGGAGCGGGTGGACGAGTTGATCTCGGGTATTCGCACGGAATGCGCGATCAAACTGTTCGGCGACGACCTCGATGTGCTCTATCACAAGGCCGAGGAGATCGCCGATTTGATGAAGACGATCGAGGGTGTGAAGGACGTGAAGGTTGAGCAGGTCGCCGGCCAGCCGTACCTCACGGTGGACGTCGACCGGGAGAAGATCGCACGTTTCGGGATCAACGTGTCGGATGTGCAGGATCTCGTGACGACGGCAATCGGCGGGCGGGTAGCGACCACCGTATACGAAGGGGAGCGGCGGTTTCAGTTGGTGCTGCGGTTTCCCGAGGCTGCGCGCAACAACGTGGCAGCCATCGGCGATATTCGTGTGCGTTCCGCTTCGGGCGCCGCCATTCCACTGAGCCAGTTGGCCAATATCGAAATGCGGGAGGGCCCAGCACGGATCAGTCGTGAACAAGTGAAGCGGCGTATCTATATCGGGTTCAATGTGGTCGGGCGGGACATCGGCGGGGTGGTGGATGAAGGGCGTCGGCGCCTGGCAGGCGCCCTGGGGCTTCCCGAGGGGTACACCGTCACCTGGGGCGGCGCGTTCGAAAACATGGAGCGGGCGAACGCGCGCCTCTTGATCGTGGTGCCGATCACGCTGGCCTCCGTCTTTTTTCTCTTATTCTGGGCCTTTCACTCGCTGCGGTATGCAACCTTGATCATGTTGAACCTGCCGTTCGCCCTGATCGGCGGCGTCGTGTCCTTGTGGCTGAGCGGGCAGTATCTCAGCGTGCCGGCCTCTATCGGATTCATCGAGTTATTCGGGCTGGCCGTTGGAAACGGGATCGTGCTCGTGTCCTATATCAACCAATTGCGCAACGAAGGGCGATCTCCGGAGCAGGCCATTATGACGGGGTGTGTCCTCAGATTGAGGCCGGTTGTGATGACGATGATGACGACCCTGCTGGGGTTGCTTCCTCTTGCCGTGGCGCAGGGGATCGGCGCGGAGGTGCAACGGCCGCTGGCGACCGTGGTGGTGGGAGGATTGTTCACGTCGACGGCGCTGACGCTGGTTGTGTTGCCGGCGCTCTATGGGTGGTTGGCGGAGCGGGAAGCGACGCGTGAGCACGCGCCGGAGTTTGTGTAG
- a CDS encoding efflux RND transporter periplasmic adaptor subunit, whose protein sequence is MMRSSVDRFCRSIKTFGLLLFAGGIWILGCDRESPSVPVQPPTQRAAGGVVRLTAEELARTGVEVAPVRKITFPIRREFPATVQANENELAEVTTLIRGRVVKVVVDVGKDVKRGELLALLHSADLGEAEGLYLKAAAKAHEAQLAYERAQDLHQNRAISLAELQRREAEMKTVRAEWREAAHRLELLGVPSQEVQRLEREQTIHSDVPMRAPFAGRVIMRNITRGEVVETQQKLFTVANLSDVWVVANVPEKDVQFIRPEQRVEVIVAAYPHAIFSGTITYIGDVLDPATRTMRVRVTVPNPDRLLKPEMFATVRVFATVGDDALVVPLSALQNGQGGQILFVRKTPGEFEPRLVRPGYEQEDQVVVAGGVREGEEIVVKGAFALKSEMEIHKIEPTP, encoded by the coding sequence ATGATGCGATCTAGCGTAGACCGATTTTGCCGCTCAATCAAGACTTTCGGCCTCCTGCTGTTCGCGGGGGGAATTTGGATTCTTGGCTGTGACAGGGAGTCTCCAAGCGTCCCGGTTCAGCCGCCGACCCAGCGCGCGGCAGGCGGGGTCGTTCGATTGACCGCAGAGGAATTGGCCCGGACCGGCGTCGAGGTGGCGCCGGTCAGGAAGATCACCTTTCCGATTCGCCGTGAGTTCCCCGCCACTGTCCAAGCCAATGAGAATGAGCTTGCCGAGGTGACGACCCTGATCCGCGGACGAGTGGTCAAGGTCGTGGTCGATGTGGGGAAGGACGTGAAGCGGGGAGAACTGCTGGCCCTGCTCCACAGCGCCGATCTCGGCGAAGCCGAAGGTCTCTACCTGAAAGCGGCTGCGAAGGCCCATGAGGCGCAACTGGCGTACGAGCGCGCCCAGGATCTTCACCAGAATCGCGCGATCAGCCTGGCCGAATTGCAGCGGCGTGAGGCGGAGATGAAGACGGTACGGGCCGAATGGCGGGAGGCTGCCCATAGGCTGGAGTTGCTCGGCGTGCCCAGTCAGGAAGTGCAGCGCTTGGAACGGGAGCAGACCATCCATTCGGATGTGCCGATGCGGGCGCCCTTTGCCGGTCGTGTCATCATGCGCAATATCACGCGTGGGGAAGTCGTCGAAACACAGCAAAAGCTCTTTACCGTGGCGAATCTTTCCGATGTCTGGGTCGTCGCGAACGTGCCGGAAAAAGACGTGCAGTTCATTCGGCCCGAACAGCGGGTAGAGGTGATCGTGGCGGCTTACCCCCATGCCATTTTCTCCGGCACGATTACCTATATCGGCGACGTGCTCGACCCGGCCACCCGGACGATGCGTGTGCGTGTGACGGTGCCTAATCCGGATCGACTCTTGAAGCCGGAGATGTTTGCAACGGTTCGGGTCTTTGCGACGGTCGGCGACGATGCCCTTGTCGTTCCGCTCTCCGCGCTGCAGAACGGCCAGGGCGGGCAGATTCTGTTCGTTCGGAAGACTCCCGGGGAGTTTGAACCCCGCCTGGTCCGGCCCGGCTATGAACAAGAGGACCAGGTCGTGGTGGCCGGAGGGGTACGGGAGGGAGAAGAGATCGTCGTCAAGGGGGCATTCGCCTTGAAGTCGGAGATGGAGATCCACAAGATCGAGCCCACTCCATGA
- a CDS encoding formate/nitrite transporter family protein: MSAGSGNAPDGFAHPTNQAGTLAVPAVTDAYLPAQVAVRVRDVGVTKATAPSADLLALAILAGAFIALGAVFYTVTMTVGAGAKPSAGIGRLVGGLAFSLGLILVVVGGAELFTGNNLIAMAWASRQISTRQLLRNWVIVYAGNFIGALGTVGLVFFAGLDRMEDGTVGETMVRIARGKVDVDSLSLVARGILCNVLVCLAVWLCMAARSVTDKVLAIVFPITAFVTCGLEHSVANMYFLPLGAALTAGSASPIGLSAILYNLTLVTLGNLLGGTLLVASVYWFVYLRNASSQRTA; the protein is encoded by the coding sequence ATGAGCGCAGGGTCAGGTAACGCCCCGGACGGATTCGCTCACCCAACGAACCAAGCAGGGACACTCGCCGTGCCGGCGGTGACGGACGCCTACTTGCCGGCCCAGGTGGCCGTGCGCGTGCGCGACGTCGGCGTGACGAAAGCCACGGCGCCGTCTGCCGATCTGCTTGCGCTGGCGATCCTGGCAGGGGCGTTCATTGCGTTGGGGGCGGTCTTTTACACAGTGACAATGACCGTGGGGGCCGGAGCGAAGCCGAGCGCCGGCATCGGCCGCCTTGTGGGCGGCTTGGCGTTCAGCTTGGGGTTGATCCTGGTCGTGGTCGGTGGGGCGGAACTGTTTACGGGCAACAATCTGATCGCGATGGCCTGGGCATCTCGTCAGATCAGCACGCGGCAACTCTTGCGCAACTGGGTCATCGTGTATGCGGGTAATTTCATCGGTGCCTTGGGTACCGTTGGATTGGTGTTCTTTGCCGGACTCGACCGGATGGAGGACGGGACGGTCGGGGAGACGATGGTGCGGATCGCACGCGGCAAGGTCGACGTCGATTCCCTGTCCTTGGTCGCCCGCGGGATCCTATGCAACGTCCTGGTCTGTCTGGCCGTCTGGCTCTGCATGGCCGCGCGCTCGGTGACGGATAAAGTGCTCGCGATCGTCTTTCCGATCACAGCCTTCGTGACCTGTGGTCTGGAGCATTCGGTCGCAAACATGTACTTTCTGCCGCTGGGCGCGGCGTTGACCGCTGGGAGCGCGTCGCCCATCGGGCTGTCGGCGATTCTTTACAACCTCACGCTGGTCACGCTCGGCAACCTCCTCGGCGGAACGCTGTTGGTAGCGTCGGTCTATTGGTTCGTGTACCTTAGAAACGCCTCGTCCCAAAGGACCGCATGA